A stretch of Lathyrus oleraceus cultivar Zhongwan6 chromosome 6, CAAS_Psat_ZW6_1.0, whole genome shotgun sequence DNA encodes these proteins:
- the LOC127094292 gene encoding uncharacterized protein LOC127094292: protein MALNHIDLNIIPMEEEEYVYQQNANIVPNLPDLNINIGESIDLNIIPNMHISQISLEEDTHDPIENNNIQNADDDDVENNNVQNEENDVENNIHVNIESEFDSEVITQRRMLSNSERRIIYEALLEKSVDGKLKKGVTKLVSSLFSVNIRTVQRIWKLAENRGVHADVTHKKVGNCGRKRVHIDLNLVRDIPLKQRTSIRSLSHALEVSTSTLVRSLKLREIRRHSNAIKPYLTEENKRARLQFCVDMLDSDSIHNNDPSFKGMYNIVHIDEKWFYMKEKSRNFYLVQDEEDPIRTCKSKNFIPKVMFLVAIARPRFNLQQNVTFSGLIGVYPFVIQEPARRSSVNRPAGTLETKAMTSITKDVMRTFLIQKVLPAIKEKWPKEEIGHPIFIQQDNARTHLHCEDEEFRLAATQDGFDIRLMCQPPNSPDLNVLDLGFFSSIQALQHRESPNSIDELVSAVDKSFQEFEVTKSNHIFLTLQSCMIEIMKARGSHNYKIPHMKKKMLEARNQLPTRLKCDNQLVQDVMGYLDIVADD from the exons ATGGCTTTAAATCACATTGATCTCAATATTATTCCAATGGAAGAGGAAGAATATGTTTATCAACAAAATGCAAATATAGTGCCTAATCTACCCGATTTAAATATCAACATTGGAGAAAGTATTGATCTTAATATCATTCCAAATATGCACATATCTCAGATATCTTTGGAAGAAGATACTCATGACCCCATTG AAAACAACAACATACAAaatgctgatgatgatgatgtggAAAACAACAACGTACAAAATGAAGAAAATGATGTGGAAAATAACATTCATGTCAACATTGAATCTGAATTTG ATTCAGAAGTAATCACACAGAGAAGGATGTTGTCGAATTCTGAGAGAAGGATTATATATGAGGCTTTATTAGAGAAAAGTGTTGATGGAAAATTAAAAAAAGGGGTGACCAAATTAGTGTCTTCTCTGTTTTCAGTTAACATACGCACAGTACAACGTATTTGGAAACTTGCTGAGAACAGAGGAGTGCATGCTGATGTGACTCATAAAAAGGTAGGAAATTGTGGACGCAAAAGAGTCCATATAGACCTTAATCTAGTGCGTGACATTCCTTTAAAGCAAAGAACCTCTATTCGGTCTCTTTCTCACGCATTAGAAGTAAGTACAAGCACATTGGTAAGATCTTTAAAGTTGAGAGAAATAAGAAGACATTCAAATGCTATCAAACCTTATTTAACAGAAGAAAATAAGAGAGCTAGATTACAGTTTTGCGTTGATATGCTAGATAGTGATAGCATACATAATAATGATCCCAGTTTTAAAGGAATGTATAACATTGTTCACATTGACGAAAAATGGTTTTATATGAAAGAAAAGTCAAGAAATTTTTATTTGGTACAAGATGAAGAAGATCCCATTCGTACTTGTAAAAGTAAAAATTTTATACCAAAAGTTATGTTTCTAGTTGCCATAGCTAGGCCAAGATTTAATTTGCAACAAAATGTAACATTCAGCGGATTAATTGGTGTATATCCTTTTGTCATACAAGAGCCTGCTAGAAGATCTAGTGTAAATAGACCTGCAGGTACACTTGAGACCAAAGCAATGACGTCAATTACTAAAGATGTTATGAGAACATTTTTGATTCAGAAAGTGTTACCCGCTATTAAAGAAAAATGGCCAAAAGAAGAAATCGGTCATCCGATATTCATTCAGCAAGATAACGCAAGAACACACCTTCATTGTGAAGATGAAGAATTTCGTCTAGCCGCCACACAAGATGGATTTGACATTCGATTAATGTGTCAACCTCCAAATTCACCTGATTTAAATGTTTTAGATCTTGGTTTTTTCAGTTCAATACAAGCCTTACAACATAGAGAGTCTCCTAATTCTATCGATGAACTTGTGAGTGCAGTTGATAAGTCTTTTCAAGAATTTGAAGTTACCAAATCAAATCATATATTTTTAACACTTCAATCATGTATGATTGAAATTATGAAAGCAAGAGGTTCCCACAACTATAAAATTCCACATATGAAGAAAAAAATGTTGGAAGCTAGAAATCAATTGCCAACACGGTTAAAATGTGATAACCAATTGGTGCAAGATGTTATGGGATATTTAGATATTGTTGCTGATGATTAA